agttaAATATGAGCAttcacttggcgcatgtcggcatgcTATCCGgtgggctagccgctattggagatgctcttatattgaaacatgtcaaaataaaaatgcaattctATTAACAAATGATGGAGTAGTATCATGAAAAAACATTCTCCAAGGAagaaggtatttgagaaggtattatactttatgtttttaatgcattttatactattattttattgaagtaGCATTTTgaataactaaattaaacgaaattaatttaaatccaaGCACGGCCCTATGTTTGAATTGAAAATCCGCTTGACTCAATTtggttgagagagagagagagagaggcctCCCCAATGAGTAAAAATTCTATAGTCCTTTTATATTAAGTTGGCATAGTGAGTTGGTGTGCCTCACCAATAACtaattgacaaataaaaataaaaaatgatttaaatgcCACATGAATTGAACACCAATTCAATAAATCTTTACATAAAATAGACATCTATTAATTAAGGAAAGTGACATTTATGTTACTAGTATTCGTATTAAATATGGAAAttagaattataaaatatgcGTGCAAAAATACTAGGAGTCCAACACGAGCGCGTCTAATCATCACATGAATCCATTTTCTCGCATAGGCATAGGCATAGGATATAGTCGCCTCCCCCTCATCTCCCATTTTTAGCCTTTTCTTCTCCTCAAACATCCAAATCCTCATTTCACTTTCACCCCTCCCTATATCGGGAATCGAGATCCCCCTCATTTAATCGCTTCTCGCCATGAAGAGCTGACCAATCTGTCGACCCACTTTTGCTTATTGGGATTCTAGGGTTTGTTATTGGGGCCGATCCTTTTATCCCTCTCTAGGGTTTGTTATGGCGTCGAATGGGCAGGGAATAGAGCCCGCCTTGTTGGATGACATAATCAATCGGTTGCTCGAGTTCCGCAATGCGCGGACTGTGCGTCAGGTGCAGCTCTCGGAGAATGAGATCCGCTCTCTCTGTACGACGTCGCGGGAGATCTTCCTCTCTCAGCCTGTTCTTCTCGAGCTAGAAGCTCCGATAAAGATATGCGGTATGAGTATGGACCTTTTATGAATTGAATTGTTCGTGATTGGGTTGGGAccttttatgaattaattgatgaatgaatgaatctAGGGTCAAAGTTTGGCCCTTTTTCTTAATGGGGATATGGTCCATGagttatgttttttattttgttaaactGTACGTTTAATGCGCGGTCGAATTGCATGTGATTCCATTCCTCTGTTTCGTGCGGTCTGATTTTTGGATGTAAAAACAGTATGTATGATTGCTTAGCTGGATTCCTTGCAATCACTTACATAAAGAGGAATTTGGTTTGTAAGAAGTGCATTTCCATCTTATTTTTCAAACTTATATGAGCCCTAATATTTCAGAATGTATTGAGTgcattttcttcttattttttgaatttttagtgtgtgctcattttgttttgtatcGAATTTCATCTATATGGCCTTGAGCCAACATGCGATACGTATTTCACCAATCTTGcatttgataaaatagaatCACTAGACGCTGGTTATGAGTTGGATGTTGTACTTCTGCTCTAGCTACACTACCTGATTTTATGAGTTTGTAGTCATATAACATTCGAAGGTGATGGAAGCATAAAATTTGACTTTTGCACCTTCAAGTTTATGTTCTTAGAATCATGCTATTAGTTAGTGAGAAGCTAGTTTCTTTATTCATTGTCAATTTGCTGTGTTGTCACTGGATATAAGAAGCTAAGAATTTGGGACttgtcacagtgtcatttaTTGTTTCTTGGTATAAGTCAAATCGGTAGAAGATAGCtgctttgaaatttttttcagtGCTCCTGTTATTTTCAAGTTTGCCTCCATCATACTTTGGAGAAATATCACTTAGCTCATAAGATGGAGCTAATGTTTTTCtatgtgaaaaataaagttattttgtTGCCTTGTTTTCTACcccttataattaaaattgattaaaagtTATTGTCTGTGTGTGTAATTCTGTGTATATGTTTTAATATCttgtatttttttggattacaGGTGACATCCATGGGCAATATGGGGATCTTCTAAGGCTATTTGAATATGGGGGATTTCCGCCAGAGGCCAATTATCTGTTTTTAGGGGATTATGTGGACCGTGGCAAACAGAGTTTAGAAACTATATGCCTTCTTCTTGcctacaaaatcaaatatcctGAGAATTTCTTTCTCTTAAGAGGAAATCATGAATGTGCTTCCATCAATAGGATATATGGATTCTATGATGAATGTAAACGTCGATTCAATGTTAGACTCTGGAAAGTTTTTACTGATTGTTTCAACTGCCTTCCTGTGGCAGCTCTTATAGATGATAAAATACTCTGTATGCATGGTGGGCTTTCTCCTGACCTGACAGACTTGGatcaaataagaaatttaCCTCGTCCATCTGATGTCCCGGATTCTGGTCTGCTTTGTGATTTACTTTGGTCGGATCCCAGTAGAGAAATGAAAGGTTGGGGAATGAATGACCGGGGAGTCTCATACACATTTGGTGCCGATAAGGTGGCTGAATTTTTGATGCAACGCGATATGGACCTTGTTTGTCGTGCTCACCAGGCATTACTTCTTCCATTTCTAGTTGATTATTTACCTTACTCTTTAATGTTATTTCTGCCATCTAACTGGAGCCTTTTTTGAGCAGGTTGTTGAAGATGGATATGAATTTTTCGCTGATAGACAGCTAGTAACAATATTTTCTGCTCCCAACTATTGTGGTGAATTCGATAATGCTGGAGCCATGATGAGTGTCGATGAGAGTTTGATGTGCTCTTTTCAGATTCTGAAACCATCTGATCGAAAGCGGTTCTTGTAGAAGCTAGTATGATAACACTTGTCTCAGTTCTCCTTAACTGCCCAGGTTTGTGGTGATTTTGTTTGCAATTGTCTCTTTTGCTTCCAAGGGAAATTGTGTTCTGTTGACAAGATGGGAGTCTCCCCATCGATGATTAGTTGCTTCTAAAGAAATCATAAGATATCAGTCTAAAATCCTTTTAAAATCTGTTCTGTACCTTGCATAATATGGCAATGGCAGCCTCATCTTTATTCTTgtatttccttcttttttatcGTGTCTTTTGTACTGCAGCATTGACCAGATAGACTGACCGTGTACGGTAATGTGGTttacaaaaaagaaatttatgtATGAACTGGGTATTTACTGTATGCTATATAGAGTTTCAGAGGCAATTGGTTGCTTCTTACTATTAGAGTATTGATCTTGAGGTTTGTTTTCAACTTTTCTCCCACGAATCGTACATCATATATGCTTTTACCTTGTACAGATGTGTCACTCAGAAGAAACAGGCTTCCTAATGCGTGTAGAATGTAGAGACGGGAGTGTTCCAGTGCCATTCAAGGCGAATTAGGTGATCTTGTTTGTCACTGTCCTGAGGTTCTCCAGAAAGGCTTATTTCGTAAgctatgtatttttaattttcatcgactttttccttaatttttcTCTATACTTCTTTATGATTCGACTGTGTAAATACACATCTA
The genomic region above belongs to Salvia hispanica cultivar TCC Black 2014 chromosome 3, UniMelb_Shisp_WGS_1.0, whole genome shotgun sequence and contains:
- the LOC125213207 gene encoding serine/threonine-protein phosphatase PP1 isozyme 2-like isoform X2, with the translated sequence MASNGQGIEPALLDDIINRLLEFRNARTVRQVQLSENEIRSLCTTSREIFLSQPVLLELEAPIKICGDIHGQYGDLLRLFEYGGFPPEANYLFLGDYVDRGKQTLIDDKILCMHGGLSPDLTDLDQIRNLPRPSDVPDSGLLCDLLWSDPSREMKGWGMNDRGVSYTFGADKVAEFLMQRDMDLVCRAHQVVEDGYEFFADRQLVTIFSAPNYCGEFDNAGAMMSVDESLMCSFQILKPSDRKRFL
- the LOC125213207 gene encoding serine/threonine-protein phosphatase PP1 isozyme 2-like isoform X1, which translates into the protein MASNGQGIEPALLDDIINRLLEFRNARTVRQVQLSENEIRSLCTTSREIFLSQPVLLELEAPIKICGDIHGQYGDLLRLFEYGGFPPEANYLFLGDYVDRGKQSLETICLLLAYKIKYPENFFLLRGNHECASINRIYGFYDECKRRFNVRLWKVFTDCFNCLPVAALIDDKILCMHGGLSPDLTDLDQIRNLPRPSDVPDSGLLCDLLWSDPSREMKGWGMNDRGVSYTFGADKVAEFLMQRDMDLVCRAHQVVEDGYEFFADRQLVTIFSAPNYCGEFDNAGAMMSVDESLMCSFQILKPSDRKRFL